One window of the Benincasa hispida cultivar B227 chromosome 3, ASM972705v1, whole genome shotgun sequence genome contains the following:
- the LOC120073542 gene encoding 30S ribosomal protein S31, chloroplastic, giving the protein MASLPFGLLQAASQSPTLSPRFFSFSKSETLGTSLRASSTASLATSTTSSPSSIPAVYCGRGDKKTEKGKRFNRSYGNARPRNKTKGRGTPRVPTPPSPPRKDKFEDDEKIKIEIDESLFAN; this is encoded by the exons ATGGCGTCTCTTCCTTTCGGACTTCTTCAAGCCGCATCTCAATCTCCAACTCTTTCTCCTcgtttcttctctttctccaaATCTGAAACCCTAGGAACTTCTCTGCGTGCTTCTTCTACTGCTTCTCTTGCAACCTCTACAACTTCATCTCCTTCTTCAATTCCTGCTG TGTATTGTGGCAGAGGCGATAAGAAAACGGAGAAAGGAAAGCGGTTCAATCGTTCATACGGAAAT GCAAGGCCTCGGAACAAGACGAAGGGGAGAGGGACTCCGAGAGTACCAACTCCTCCTTCTCCGCCTAGGAAGGATAAATTTGAGGACGATGAGAAAATCAAGATCGAGATTGACGAGTCTCTTTTCGCTAACTAG
- the LOC120073540 gene encoding auxin transporter-like protein 4, which translates to MLGQKQAEEAIVPTAANEVEHGGGKEEGEEADGGEQPQNSVFQMKNLLWHGGSAWDAWFSCASNQVAQVLLTLPYSFSQLGMLSGIIFQIFYGLIGSWTAYLISVLYIEYRSRKEKENVNFKNHVIQWFEVLDGLLGPHWKALGLAFNCTFLLFGSVIQLIGCASNIYYINDHLDKRTWTYIFGACCATTVFIPSFHNYRIWSFLGLGMTTYTAWYLAAAALIHGQIEGVTHSGPTKLVLYFTGATNILYTFGGHAVTVEIMHAMWKPQKFKYIYLMATLYVFTLTLPSASAVYWAFGDELLNHSNAFSLLPKNRFRDAAVILMLIHQFITFGFACTPLYFVWEKVIGMHDTKSLCLRALVRLPVVVPIWFLAIIFPFFGPINSAVGALLVSFTVYIIPAAAHMLTYRKASARQNAAEKPPFFLPSWTGMYVLNSFIVVWILVVGFGFGGWASVTNFVRQIDSFGLFAKCYQCKPSVAPPPTHRH; encoded by the exons ATGTTGGGACAGAAGCAAGCAGAAGAAGCGATTGTGCCGACCGCCGCAAACGAGGTGGAGCACGGCGGCGGAAAGGAGGAAGGGGAAGAAGCTGATGGTGGAGAACAGCCACAGAACTCtgtttttcaaatgaaaaaccTCCTCTGGCACGGCGGCTCCGCTTGGGACGCTTGGTTTAGCTGTGCTTCAAACCAA GTGGCTCAGGTGCTTTTGACTCTGCCCTACTCATTTTCACAACTCGGAATGCTCTCCGGAATCATCTTTCAGATTTTCTATGGGCTGATCGGAAGTTGGACGGCGTATTTGATCAGTGTTCTATATATTGAATACAGAAGCaggaaggagaaggagaacGTTAACTTCAAAAACCATGTCATTCAG TGGTTCGAAGTGCTTGATGGACTTTTGGGACCTCACTGGAAAGCCTTGGGGCTCGCTTTCAACTGTACTTTCCTTCTGTTTGGATCTGTCATCCAGCTTATTGGATGCGCAAG TAATATCTATTACATTAATGACCACTTGGACAAAAGAACATGGACATACATTTTCGGAGCATGTTGCGCCACCACTGTTTTCATCCCTTCTTTTCACAATTACCGGATTTGGTCTTTTCTCGGCCTTGGAATGACCACTTACACCGCCTGGTACTTGGCTGCCGCCGCCCTAATCCACGGCCAG ATTGAAGGCGTTACCCATTCCGGGCCGACAAAACTGGTGCTCTACTTCACTGGCGCCACCAATATTCTTTACACCTTCGGCGGCCACGCTGTCACTGT GGAAATAATGCACGCGATGTGGAAACCCCAGaagtttaaatatatttacTTGATGGCCACGCTGTACGTTTTCACTTTAACGCTTCCGTCAGCTTCCGCCGTCTATTGGGCTTTTGGCGATGAGCTTCTCAACCATTCCAACGCCTTCTCCCTCCTTCCCAAGAACCGCTTCCGTGATGCCGCCGTTATCTTAATGCTTATTCATCAg TTCATAACATTTGGGTTTGCATGTACGCCGCTGTATTTCGTGTGGGAGAAAGTAATAGGAATGCACGACACAAAAAGCCTGTGCTTAAGAGCATTGGTGAGGCTGCCAGTGGTTGTACCAATATGGTTTTTGGCTATTATTTTCCCTTTCTTTGGTCCAATCAACTCCGCCGTCGGCGCTCTCTTGGTTAGCTTCACTGTCTACATCATCCCCGCCGCCGCTCATATGCTTACTTACAGAAAAGCTTCTGCAAGACAG AATGCGGCGGAGAAGCCGCCGTTCTTCCTCCCAAGCTGGACGGGAATGTACGTATTGAACAGCTTCATAGTGGTGTGGATCTTAGTAGTCGGGTTCGGGTTCGGCGGGTGGGCCAGCGTCACCAATTTCGTCCGACAGATCGACTCCTTCGGCCTCTTTGCCAAGTGCTATCAATGCAAGCCTTCTGTTGCCCCTCCACCGACACATCGTCACTGA